In the Colletotrichum higginsianum IMI 349063 chromosome 7 map unlocalized unitig_7, whole genome shotgun sequence genome, one interval contains:
- a CDS encoding Eukaryotic translation initiation factor subunit, whose protein sequence is MPHAVSMPSPGLQALILCGPGSSFPTFTSNPDENPKALLPIANRPMVWYPVDFCYRMGITNITLICPASAGEAITTALNTNPYLTALPLPRPDILAPKDLDQTTGTAEILRLPEVKELVTSDFVVLPCDLICEIAGEKLLQAWMVKGASMSDLLNAPKFSTGTSNPFSGGLGVWYETKTATPVKGEETDFIAVTPSTPSHVSPPKGSLLPHLSNLVYSMPTDSLKDLTEERKGLPVRHGLMRNHPRLRMLTTHRDAHLYILPRWIMDFVDKNDRLENIGEDVIGWWAKAGWQAGLAEKLHLDEVLRKDDDEDDDDSLQESTSSPQDEDPEELRPYRGTEDGRYADSRHSDDAKAHGAATSVPPMLAYVHPSQPDAPIIRRVDTAQLLLNVSLQLAKVPSVEETGADAASPFAHAKKVAYPEGVKGRTTITKADSLVGENVTVEEKVSVKESVVGAGCQLNEGAKLSQCLLMEGAVVGKNCKLTRCILGKRCVIGDNSVLTNVEVQENLLVEAKTEEKDTKLMSSDGLEATEEEMQGVLEDMDNEIMAQNEEAVE, encoded by the exons ATGCCCCACGCTGTGTCCATGCCCTCACCGGGCCTTCAGGCTTTGATCCTTTGCGGTCCCGGATCGTCGTTCCCGACCTTCACCTCGAACCCCGATGAGAACCCCAAGGCCCTCTTGCCGATCGCTAATAGGCCTATGGTCTGGTACCCCGTCGACTTCTGCTACCGCATGGGCATCACCA ACATCACTCTGATCTGTCCCGCCTCTGCAGGGGAAGCCATCACCACTGCCCTCAACACAAACCCGTACTTGACGGCACTTCCCCTCCCAAGGCCAGACATTCTCGCCCCCAAGGACCTGGACCAGACCACGGGCACGGCTGAGattcttcgtcttcctgaGGTCAAGGAACTCGTTACTTCCGACTTCGTCGTGCTCCCCTGTGATCTCATCTGTGAGATTGCCGGTGAAAAGCTGCTACAAGCATGGATGGTGAAGGGCGCTAGCATGTCGGATCTCCTTAACGCACCAAAGTTCTCAACGGGCACTTCGAACCCATTCAGTGGTGGACTCGGCGTTTGGTACGAGACCAAGACTGCGACGCCCGTCAAAGGAGAGGAGACGGACTTCATTGCCGTCACTCCGTCGACCCCATCCCATGTCTCGCCCCCCAAAGGATCGTTGCTGCCACACCTCTCGAACCTCGTCTACTCCATGCCTACGGACTCTCTCAAGGATCTCActgaagagagaaaaggccTTCCTGTCCGTCACGGTCTCATGAGGAACCACCCACGGCTGAGAATGCTCACCACCCACCGAGACGCCCACTTGTACATCCTGCCGAGATGGATCATGGATTTTGTCGACAAGAACGATCGCCTGGAGAACATTGGTGAGGACGTCATCGGCTGGTGGGccaaggctggctggcaggccggcctcgccgaaAAACTCCATCTGGACGAGGTCCTGcgcaaggacgacgacgaggacgacgacgattcCCTGCAGGAGAGCACGTCATCGCCACAGGACGAAGATCCCGAAGAACTTCGACCGTATCGAGGCACGGAAGACGGCAGATATGCCGACTCTCGGCACTCGGACGACGCGAAAGCCCACGGAGCGGCGACCAGCGTACCTCCGATGCTGGCCTACGTGCACCCTTCTCAGCCCGACGCACCCATCATCAGGCGCGTAGACACAGCCCAGCTCCTTCTGAACGTGTCATTACAGCTGGCCAAGGTGCCGTCGgtggaggagacgggcgcTGATGCGGCATCCCCCTTTGCCCACGCCAAAAAGGTGGCATACCCAGAGGGTGTAAAGGGTCGTACAACAATCACCAAGGCCGACAGCCTTGTCGGCGAGAACGTCACGGTGGAGGAAAAGGTCTCCGTCAAGGagtccgtcgtcggcgccggctgcCAGCTGAACGAGGGAGCCAAGCTGTCCCAGTGCCTGCTGATGGAGGGTGCCGTGGTAGGCAAGAATTGCAAGCTCACGAGATGCATCCTCGGCAAGAGGTGTGTCATTGGGGATAACTCGGTCTTAACAAACGTCGAAGTCCAAGAGAACCTGCTTGTCGAAGCCAAGA ccgaggagaaggacacGAAGCTGATGAGCTCTGACGGTTTGGAAGCCACCGAAGAGGAGATGCAGGGAGTACTGGAAGACATGGACAACGAGATCATGGCCCAGAACGAGGAGGCGGTAGAATAA
- a CDS encoding Peroxin 22-like protein produces MSWPNDQHSRRRGVWSHWVPLAVTVTVATVGLAAWVWSQRKDEDETPESEQYPDLDYDNADYGDNPAYGTAKGPKPPPSNVGTETYGTTDASRDPTADGWGARMSGALRRTPSPQQFFESAGKTVTAGVAAAGAVAGRALAAIREEDKNAYADHETWSEEADARKDRAPGPRDPSKRRRTVAVVVSADGHADDFDDDGFHEHASILSHIPRYNDFNNIKLFVLIYAPGLKETAGESTSNLPPPSLSSSFSNIEHHQAQTPGEESSKSPTVQASSGNPAFNAVYSQALALVEKETMVMPFTTPNGHNHILRHLQPEIIYLQESLAGENGGVVSNLQTWLRHDIILVVGAESGHGGLADSESEAERPDKEEKWWQRTDRVGRGRGVVVVDGMRVHDDWARRVQGKE; encoded by the exons ATGTCGTGGCCCAATGATCAACACTCTCGGAGGCGCGGGGTATGGAGCCATTGGGTGCCGCTTGCGGTCACAGTGACTGTTGCGACGGTCGGTTTGGCCGCTTGGGTCTGGAGCCAAcgcaaggacgaggacgagacgCCCGAGAGCGAGCAGTACCCCGACCTCGACTATGACAATGCCGACTACGGCGACAATCCAGCATACGGCACTGCTAAAGGGCCGAAGCCTCCCCCGAGCAACGTGGGGACCGAAACATACGGCACCACCGACGCATCCCGAGACCCGACGGCCGATGGATGGGGTGCTCGCATGTCGGGCGCATTGAGGCGCACACCCAGCCCGCAGCAGTTCTTTGAGTCGGCTGGAAAGACCGTCACCGCAGGCGTCGCCGCTGCGGGTGCTGTTGCCGGCCGGGCTCTGGCGGCCATCCGTGAGGAGGACAAGAACGCGTACGCTGACCACGAGACTTGGTCCGAGGAGGCAGACGCCAGAAAGGACCGCGCACCGGGGCCAAGAGACCCGAGCAAACGAAGGAGGACGGTTGCTGTGGTTGTTTCGGCCGATGGCCATGCAGACGATtttgatgatgatggcttcCATGAACACGCT TCCATCTTGTCGCACATCCCGCGCTACAATGacttcaacaacatcaagCTCTTCGTGTTGATCTATGCGCCTGGTCTTAAGGAAACCGCTGGCGAATCTACGAGTAACCTTCCGCCACCTTCGCTGAGCTCGTCCTTCTCTAACATTGAGCACCACCAAGCCCAAACTCCTGGCGAAGAGTCTTCCAAGAGCCCCACGGTGCAGGCCTCATCCGGCAACCCCGCCTTCAATGCCGTCTACTCCCAGGCGTTGGCTttggtcgagaaggagactATGGTCATGCCTTTCACAACGCCCAACGGCCACAACCACATCCTTCGCCATCTGCAGCCTGAGATCATCTATCTGCAGGAGAGCCTGGCGggcgagaacggcggcgtcgtctctAACCTGCAAACGTGGCTGCGTCACGACATCATCCTGGTTGTCGGTGCCGAGagcggccacggcggcctcgccgatAGCGAGTCAGAGGCTGAGAGACCTGATAAAGAAGAAAAGTGGTGGCAGCGAACTGACCGTGTcggacggggccggggcgTTGTTGTAGTTGACGGCATGCGGGTCCACGATGACTGGGCCCGGCGTGTCCAGGGCAAGGAGTAA